In one Diprion similis isolate iyDipSimi1 chromosome 6, iyDipSimi1.1, whole genome shotgun sequence genomic region, the following are encoded:
- the LOC124407671 gene encoding peptide deformylase, mitochondrial-like translates to MAPAARVHPLIFRRLIFGNNEVRRNLSFRKVKQVCQTLLGRNPVHPPYHHICQVGDPVLRACASPVDPEIITEKVFQKLLDHMKVVMRHYHAAGLAAPQVGVSLQIFIAEVTKKQLEAYDADTIRVREMKPFPLQVFINPTLKVRDYSVLKFPEGCESIRGFDAEVPRSRAVTVSGLDATGKPSTWEATGWAARIAQHEMDHLGGALYVDKMDPSTFTCTAWQKINENCGRIELRYYNRKM, encoded by the exons ATGGCTCCGGCAGCTCGTGTCCATCCCTTGATCTTCCGCAGACTGATTTTTGGCAACAATGAGGTCAGGAGAAACCTCAGTTTTCGCAAAGTTAAGCAAGTTTGTCAAACGTTATTGGGCAGGAATCCGGTGCATCCTCCATATCACCACATCTGTCAAGTTGGCGACCCTGTGTTGAGGGCGTGCGCGTCGCCGGTCGATCCGGAAATCATCACggaaaaagtatttcaaaag TTGCTGGATCATATGAAAGTCGTAATGAGACATTACCACGCTGCAGGCTTGGCAGCGCCTCAAGTCGGAGTttctttgcaaatttttatcgcTGAGGTGACAAAAAAGCAATTAGAAGCGTACGATGCGGATACCATAAGAGTACGCGAAATGAAACCCTTTCCGCTTCAAGTGTTTATCAACCCAACTTTGAAAGTCCGTGATTATTCGGTACTGAAGTTTCCAGAGGGGTGTGAAAGTATTCGCGGTTTTGACGCGGAGGTTCCGAGGTCCAGAGCTGTTACAGTTTCGGGTCTCGATGCCACTGGCAAACCTTCTACCTGGGAAGCGACGGGATGGGCTGCTAGGATCGCCCAACACGAGATGGACCATCTAGGA GGTGCGTTATACGTAGATAAAATGGACCCGTCTACTTTTACCTGTACCGCATggcagaaaataaatgaaaattgcgGTAGAATAGAATTGCGATACTACAATAGGAAAATGTAG
- the LOC124407672 gene encoding Golgi SNAP receptor complex member 1 — protein MATVAGAIGWEELRKQAQHLENEIDAKLDAFNKLGVKAGSAHSSSDTVPLLDEEHVFENMATEIESLFAKLSAVNDKMSEIKPDGGNMLHRIQRHREILKDYKLEFNKTQNNFIARRDREDLLSSVRKEIDNYKSGSGLNRRDQYLKESQHLHNSDRLVNDQISIAVETREHLVSQRHTFKRIQTRFNDISNRFPAVNSLLQRINIRKRRDSIILGLIIGFCTFLMLLYAFH, from the exons ATGGCAACTGTAGCAGGTGCTATCGGATGGGAAG AACTAAGAAAACAAGCTCAGCaccttgaaaatgaaattgatgcGAAACTTGATGCTTTCAATAAATTGGGTGTCAAAGCAGGATCCGCTCACTCTAGTAGCGATACCGTTCCTCTGCTCGATGAGGAGCatgtgtttgaaaatatggCTACAGAGATAGAATCGTTATTCGCCaag TTATCTGCAGTAAATGACAAAATGAGTGAAATAAAACCTGATGGAGGGAATATGTTGCATAGGATACAACGTCACAGagaaattttaaaagattACAAGTTGGAATTCAACAAAactcaaaataatttcatcgcCAGACGTGACAGAGAAGATTTGCTAAGCAGTGTGCGGAAAGAAATTGa TAACTATAAGAGTGGCAGTGGCCTCAATAGGAGAGACCAATACTTGAAAGAGAGTCAGCACTTACACAA CTCCGATCGATTGGTTAATGACCAAATAAGTATAGCAGTTGAAACACGAGAGCATTTGGTATCTCAACGTCACACATTCAAACGGATTCAAACCCGTTTCAACGACATCTCCAATCGATTTCCAGCTGTGAACAGTTTACTACAAAgaataaatattcgaaaacgCCGTGACTCTATTATTTTAGGACTGATTATCGGTTTTTGTACATTTCTGATGCTACTTTATGCATTTCATTAA